A window of Rufibacter sp. LB8 contains these coding sequences:
- the rplK gene encoding 50S ribosomal protein L11, translated as MAKEIKGYLKLQVKGGAANPSPPIGPALGSKGLNIMEFCKQFNARTQDKAGQVCPVLITIYTDKSFDFVIKTPPAPVLLMDAAKIKSGSKEPNRNKVGSVTWDQIREIAEIKMPDLNAFKVESAMKLVAGTARSMGITVKGTAPWSE; from the coding sequence ATGGCAAAAGAAATAAAAGGTTACCTGAAACTTCAGGTAAAGGGAGGCGCCGCGAATCCATCGCCGCCGATTGGACCTGCACTTGGTTCTAAAGGTCTTAACATCATGGAGTTCTGCAAGCAGTTCAACGCTAGAACCCAGGATAAGGCTGGCCAAGTCTGCCCAGTTCTAATTACAATCTACACAGATAAGTCATTTGACTTTGTAATTAAAACTCCTCCCGCTCCAGTATTGTTGATGGATGCTGCAAAAATCAAGAGTGGTTCTAAAGAGCCGAACCGGAACAAAGTAGGTTCAGTGACTTGGGATCAGATCAGAGAGATCGCAGAAATCAAAATGCCTGACTTGAACGCTTTCAAAGTGGAGTCGGCCATGAAATTGGTAGCTGGTACCGCGCGCAGCATGGGTATCACGGTAAAAGGAACTGCTCCTTGGAGTGAGTAA
- the tuf gene encoding elongation factor Tu produces MAKENFDRSKPHVNIGTIGHVDHGKTTLTAAITQVLAGKGLAAKRDFSSIDNAPEEKERGITINTSHVEYATESRHYAHVDCPGHADYVKNMVTGAAQMDGAILVVAATDGPMPQTREHILLARQVGVPALVVFMNKVDMVDDPELLELVEMEIRELLSFYDFDGDNIPVIQGSALGGLNGDEKWVKTIEELMDAVDNHIPIPARLTDLPFLMPVEDVFSITGRGTVATGRIERGIINSGEQVDILGMGAEGLKSVVTGVEMFRKILDRGEAGDNVGLLLRGIEKTDIRRGMVICKPGSVTPHLKFKAEVYVLSKEEGGRHTPFFNNYRPQFYLRTTDVTGIITLPEGVEMVMPGDNITITVDLINKVAMEKGLRFAIREGGRTVGAGQVTEILD; encoded by the coding sequence ATGGCTAAAGAAAATTTTGATCGCTCCAAACCGCACGTAAACATCGGTACTATCGGGCACGTTGACCACGGCAAAACAACCTTGACTGCTGCTATTACTCAGGTTTTAGCGGGCAAAGGTCTAGCCGCAAAAAGAGATTTCTCTTCTATTGACAACGCTCCTGAAGAAAAAGAGCGTGGTATCACTATTAACACGTCTCACGTAGAGTACGCTACTGAGAGCCGTCACTATGCACACGTTGACTGTCCTGGTCACGCTGACTATGTGAAGAACATGGTTACGGGTGCTGCCCAGATGGACGGTGCTATCTTGGTGGTTGCTGCTACTGATGGCCCTATGCCACAGACACGTGAGCACATCCTTTTGGCTCGTCAGGTAGGTGTTCCTGCTCTTGTTGTGTTCATGAACAAAGTGGACATGGTAGACGATCCAGAATTGTTAGAGCTTGTTGAAATGGAAATCAGAGAGCTTCTTTCTTTCTATGATTTCGACGGGGACAACATTCCAGTTATCCAGGGTTCTGCTCTTGGTGGCTTGAACGGCGACGAGAAATGGGTGAAAACCATTGAAGAATTGATGGACGCGGTTGATAACCACATTCCAATTCCTGCTCGTTTAACTGACCTTCCATTCTTGATGCCAGTTGAGGACGTGTTCTCTATCACTGGTCGTGGTACAGTAGCTACTGGCCGTATTGAGCGTGGTATCATCAACTCTGGTGAGCAAGTTGATATCTTGGGTATGGGTGCTGAAGGCTTGAAATCAGTAGTAACTGGTGTTGAGATGTTCCGCAAAATCCTAGACAGAGGTGAAGCTGGTGACAACGTAGGTCTGTTGCTACGCGGTATTGAGAAAACTGATATCCGTAGAGGTATGGTTATCTGCAAGCCAGGTTCTGTAACTCCCCACTTGAAATTTAAGGCTGAAGTTTACGTTCTTTCTAAAGAAGAAGGTGGACGTCACACGCCATTCTTCAACAACTACCGTCCACAGTTCTACTTGAGAACTACTGACGTAACTGGTATCATCACGTTGCCAGAAGGTGTTGAGATGGTAATGCCAGGTGATAACATCACTATCACGGTAGATTTGATCAACAAAGTAGCCATGGAAAAAGGTCTTCGTTTCGCTATCCGTGAGGGTGGTAGAACCGTAGGTGCCGGTCAGGTAACTGAAATCCTTGACTAA
- a CDS encoding acetyl-CoA carboxylase biotin carboxyl carrier protein subunit — protein MLQVKSATQTWQVEMEKNQILLNGTPFTWDLLPLNATSFHILKDGKSYTAELLEQDPAAPKTLRIKINGNVHTLQVQDRMDLLLESLGMGEALVQKINDIKAPMPGLILDIKVQPGQEVKKGDPVLILEAMKMENIIKSPGDGVVSAVKVNVKQNVEKNQVLIVF, from the coding sequence ATGCTACAGGTAAAATCAGCTACGCAAACGTGGCAAGTGGAGATGGAGAAAAACCAGATCCTTCTCAACGGCACCCCCTTTACCTGGGATCTGCTTCCCTTAAACGCCACCTCGTTCCATATTCTAAAGGACGGCAAATCCTATACCGCCGAACTGCTGGAACAAGACCCCGCCGCCCCCAAAACGCTCAGAATCAAAATCAACGGCAACGTGCACACCCTGCAGGTGCAGGACCGCATGGACCTGCTGCTGGAGAGCTTGGGCATGGGTGAGGCGCTGGTACAGAAGATCAACGACATCAAAGCGCCCATGCCCGGCCTTATCTTAGATATTAAAGTGCAGCCCGGGCAGGAAGTAAAAAAAGGCGACCCCGTTCTTATTCTGGAAGCCATGAAAATGGAGAACATCATCAAGTCGCCCGGTGACGGCGTGGTGAGTGCCGTAAAGGTGAACGTGAAACAGAACGTTGAGAAAAACCAGGTATTGATTGTCTTCTAA
- the nusG gene encoding transcription termination/antitermination protein NusG: MADLKWYVVRAVSGQEKKAKSYLENEVARHNLTEMVPQVLIPSEKVYEMRNGKKRVRERSFFPGYVLVHADISNGEVEHLIISTPGVIGFLGAGNGNTAAKPVPLRMSEVNRILGKVDETDEQVETLETPFIVGETVKVMDGPFNGFSGTVEEVFEERRKLNVMVKIFGRNTPVELNYMQVEKEQ, translated from the coding sequence ATGGCAGACTTAAAATGGTACGTGGTACGGGCGGTTTCCGGACAAGAGAAGAAAGCAAAGTCCTATCTTGAAAACGAAGTGGCCCGGCATAACCTGACGGAAATGGTACCCCAGGTGCTTATTCCTTCAGAGAAAGTATATGAAATGCGCAATGGAAAGAAGCGGGTGCGTGAGCGCAGTTTTTTTCCTGGTTATGTATTAGTGCATGCAGATATCTCCAACGGAGAAGTAGAGCACTTAATCATTAGCACCCCCGGGGTTATAGGCTTTTTAGGAGCCGGCAACGGTAATACTGCTGCCAAACCTGTGCCGCTTAGAATGTCAGAAGTCAACCGCATCTTAGGAAAGGTAGACGAGACCGACGAGCAAGTGGAAACACTGGAAACGCCTTTCATTGTAGGCGAGACAGTAAAAGTAATGGACGGACCTTTTAATGGCTTCTCTGGAACAGTGGAGGAAGTATTTGAGGAGCGCCGGAAATTGAATGTGATGGTGAAGATCTTTGGCCGTAACACGCCAGTGGAACTGAACTATATGCAAGTAGAAAAGGAACAGTAG
- a CDS encoding M1 family metallopeptidase codes for MNHILSRAFFLLLSSGLALGCAVKAPSPVAPVAAPVPVTVDSVKLPAPPTNSNGPYQPAAERLMDLVHTRLAVSFDWTKQHVLGEATLTLKPYFYSQNQLVLDAKGFDIHKIAMVRGKQQQQALTYEYDQEKLTISLDKTYTRKDTFQVFISYTAKPNELKAKGSAAITSDKGLYFINPLGTEPELPRQIWTQGETEANSAWFPTIDKPNERMTQDIFITVDKNFKTLSNGILVSSSFGKQGQKTDHWRMTKPHAPYLVMLAIGEYTVIKDKWRNKEVSYWVEPEYAATAKATFGRTPAMLEFFSQKLGVDFPWDKYAQVVVRNFVSGAMENTTASTFMEALQQDRRELLDKNWDHIIAHELFHQWFGDLVTTESWANLPLNESFADYSEYLWAEHQYGPDEAALTHRAALLEYLGEAKTKQEPLIRYRHTDREDMFDSHSYAKGGRVLHMLRKEVGEEAFFASLQLYLKTNQFTAVEIDKLRLAFEEVTGRDLNPFFDQWFLTPGHPELQVKHAFQNQTLSLEIAQTQDTLRTTVYQMPVTIAVLEGGKWQEKQVMLSKAKETFQLPVTAVPQAVVIDPKQDLLAMITHKKTEQEWAQQFLFSTAYAAKADALLALQDSKDPVLEVVLRKAIQDSFWKVRASGLEVLVATVHMQKPEVQNEVQRLAETDQNSAVRATAMYAMSTLSGLPVSIIEKGLQDSSYQVVSASIFAYLRGNHDPERLKPFLTYKNAEVVNALAAGLANSPQNEIYDWYLSQARRLRGGDLYYFVQSFGAYLLKKNIDDQERGWQALVAIVDRETMDVTKQAAFQMLTLMAETDDRKQTLLKLVEKDPKLEPMLQVQMN; via the coding sequence ATGAATCACATCCTTTCGCGCGCGTTCTTCCTGTTATTAAGTAGCGGTTTGGCTCTGGGCTGCGCCGTAAAAGCGCCAAGCCCCGTTGCCCCGGTGGCGGCACCTGTACCGGTTACGGTAGATTCTGTGAAATTGCCTGCGCCGCCCACCAATAGCAACGGACCCTACCAACCCGCCGCCGAGCGGCTGATGGATTTAGTGCATACCCGGCTGGCGGTTTCCTTTGACTGGACCAAGCAACACGTGCTGGGCGAAGCCACCTTGACCCTTAAACCGTATTTCTACTCGCAGAACCAACTGGTACTGGACGCCAAAGGCTTTGACATTCATAAAATTGCAATGGTACGCGGCAAGCAGCAGCAGCAGGCGTTGACGTATGAATATGATCAGGAAAAACTAACCATTTCCCTAGACAAGACCTATACCAGAAAAGACACGTTTCAAGTGTTTATTTCTTATACGGCCAAGCCGAACGAGTTGAAAGCGAAGGGCAGCGCCGCCATTACCTCAGACAAAGGCCTGTATTTCATCAACCCGTTAGGTACAGAGCCGGAACTGCCGCGCCAGATTTGGACCCAAGGCGAAACCGAAGCCAACTCGGCCTGGTTTCCCACCATTGACAAGCCCAACGAGCGCATGACCCAGGACATTTTCATCACCGTGGACAAGAACTTCAAGACGCTTTCCAACGGAATCCTGGTTTCGAGCTCATTTGGGAAACAGGGCCAGAAAACGGACCATTGGCGCATGACCAAACCGCACGCACCCTACCTGGTGATGCTGGCCATTGGCGAATACACCGTCATCAAAGACAAATGGCGCAACAAGGAAGTAAGTTATTGGGTGGAACCCGAATATGCCGCCACCGCCAAAGCCACCTTCGGCCGCACGCCGGCCATGCTGGAATTCTTCTCCCAAAAATTGGGCGTTGACTTTCCCTGGGACAAATATGCGCAGGTAGTAGTCCGGAATTTTGTGTCTGGCGCCATGGAAAACACAACCGCCTCCACGTTTATGGAAGCCTTGCAGCAAGACCGAAGGGAATTGCTGGACAAAAACTGGGACCACATCATTGCGCATGAGCTGTTCCACCAGTGGTTCGGGGATTTGGTCACCACCGAGTCCTGGGCGAATTTGCCTTTGAATGAATCCTTCGCAGATTACTCTGAATATTTGTGGGCAGAGCACCAATACGGGCCAGATGAAGCCGCGCTCACACACAGAGCTGCTTTATTAGAATACCTGGGTGAAGCCAAAACCAAACAGGAGCCCTTGATCAGGTACCGGCACACAGACCGCGAAGATATGTTTGACAGCCACAGTTACGCTAAAGGCGGGCGCGTGCTGCACATGCTCCGGAAAGAAGTAGGAGAGGAGGCGTTTTTCGCTTCGTTGCAACTATACTTAAAAACCAATCAGTTTACGGCCGTGGAGATAGACAAGCTGCGGCTGGCTTTTGAGGAAGTGACCGGCCGGGACCTGAATCCCTTCTTCGACCAATGGTTTTTAACGCCGGGCCATCCGGAACTGCAGGTAAAGCATGCCTTTCAGAACCAAACCCTTTCCTTAGAAATCGCCCAAACCCAGGACACGCTTAGAACCACAGTCTATCAAATGCCTGTCACTATTGCTGTTTTAGAAGGAGGGAAATGGCAGGAAAAACAAGTGATGCTGTCAAAAGCGAAGGAAACGTTCCAGCTGCCGGTTACTGCAGTGCCGCAGGCAGTAGTCATTGACCCCAAGCAAGACCTGTTGGCGATGATTACCCATAAGAAGACGGAGCAAGAATGGGCGCAACAGTTTTTATTCAGCACGGCCTACGCCGCCAAAGCAGATGCGCTCTTAGCTTTGCAAGATTCAAAAGATCCCGTTTTAGAAGTCGTACTCCGGAAAGCCATACAGGATTCTTTCTGGAAGGTGCGTGCTTCTGGGCTGGAAGTATTGGTGGCTACCGTGCACATGCAAAAGCCAGAAGTGCAAAACGAAGTGCAACGCCTGGCAGAGACAGATCAAAACAGTGCCGTGCGGGCCACCGCCATGTATGCCATGAGTACCTTATCGGGTTTGCCGGTTTCTATTATAGAGAAAGGACTGCAAGATAGTTCATACCAGGTGGTGAGTGCTTCCATCTTTGCCTACCTGAGAGGGAACCATGACCCTGAACGCCTCAAGCCTTTCCTTACCTACAAAAATGCCGAAGTAGTTAATGCGCTGGCGGCCGGCTTAGCCAATTCTCCGCAGAACGAAATCTATGATTGGTATCTCTCCCAGGCCCGCCGTTTACGCGGTGGCGACCTGTATTACTTTGTTCAGAGCTTTGGCGCCTACCTTCTGAAAAAAAATATTGACGACCAGGAGCGAGGGTGGCAGGCGCTGGTAGCCATAGTGGACCGAGAAACCATGGACGTCACCAAACAAGCAGCCTTTCAAATGCTTACCCTCATGGCAGAGACCGATGACCGCAAGCAAACCCTCTTAAAATTGGTGGAGAAAGACCCCAAACTGGAGCCCATGCTGCAGGTGCAAATGAATTGA
- the gmk gene encoding guanylate kinase, whose protein sequence is MQGKIIIFSAPSGAGKTTIVRHLVNLLPELSFSISACTRDRRGRSEVNGKDYYFITPEDFHDKISNDEFVEWEEVYEGAFYGTLKSEIERIWASGKHAILDVDVKGGLSVKNFYKDRALAVFVKPPSIEELSKRLVARNTDSASSISSRIFKAKFELTFEDQFDEVIVNENLEEAFAKAEKLVRNFIFQGPDSV, encoded by the coding sequence ATGCAAGGTAAAATCATTATTTTTTCGGCCCCGTCTGGCGCCGGCAAGACTACAATTGTACGCCATTTAGTAAATCTACTCCCTGAACTTAGTTTCTCCATCTCCGCCTGCACCCGCGACCGCCGTGGCCGCAGTGAGGTGAACGGAAAAGACTATTACTTCATCACCCCAGAAGATTTCCATGACAAGATCAGCAATGACGAGTTTGTGGAATGGGAAGAGGTGTATGAAGGAGCTTTTTACGGAACACTCAAGTCTGAGATTGAACGCATCTGGGCCTCAGGAAAGCACGCCATCTTAGACGTGGACGTGAAGGGCGGCCTGAGCGTGAAAAACTTCTACAAAGACCGCGCCCTGGCCGTTTTTGTGAAACCACCTTCCATTGAGGAACTCTCCAAGCGTTTAGTGGCCCGTAACACAGATTCGGCGTCCAGCATTTCCAGCCGTATTTTCAAGGCAAAGTTTGAACTTACCTTTGAAGACCAGTTTGACGAGGTGATTGTGAATGAGAACCTGGAAGAGGCCTTCGCCAAAGCCGAGAAGCTGGTGCGTAATTTCATTTTCCAGGGGCCAGATTCAGTGTAA
- the pyrH gene encoding UMP kinase, with amino-acid sequence MRFKRILLKLSGESLMGEQQYGIDTNMLVQYAQEIKSAIDLGAQVAVVIGGGNIFRGVQAESVGLDRVQGDYMGMLATVINSMALQSALEKAGVYTRLLSGINIQQVCEPYIRRRALRHLEKGRVVIFGAGIGSPYFTTDSAASLRAIEIEADVVLKGTRVDGIYTADPEKDPNAVKYDDITFEEVFNKGLNVMDMTAFTLCKENNLPILVFDINQRGNLARLINGEKVGTMVSM; translated from the coding sequence ATGCGATTCAAACGAATTCTATTGAAGCTCAGCGGAGAGTCCTTGATGGGCGAGCAGCAGTATGGCATTGATACCAACATGCTGGTGCAATACGCCCAGGAAATAAAGTCTGCCATTGACCTGGGCGCCCAAGTGGCCGTGGTGATTGGCGGCGGCAATATTTTCAGGGGCGTGCAGGCCGAGTCTGTAGGGTTAGACCGCGTGCAGGGCGACTACATGGGCATGCTGGCCACCGTGATCAACAGCATGGCGCTGCAGAGCGCGCTGGAGAAAGCCGGCGTGTACACCCGTTTGCTTTCGGGCATTAACATTCAGCAGGTGTGTGAGCCGTACATCCGCCGCCGCGCGCTGCGCCACCTGGAGAAAGGCCGCGTGGTGATTTTTGGGGCTGGCATCGGGAGCCCGTATTTCACCACAGATTCTGCCGCTTCTCTGAGAGCCATTGAGATTGAGGCCGATGTGGTCTTGAAAGGCACCCGCGTAGACGGCATTTACACCGCAGACCCAGAGAAAGACCCCAACGCCGTGAAATATGATGACATCACGTTTGAGGAAGTCTTCAACAAAGGCCTGAACGTGATGGACATGACCGCCTTTACCCTTTGCAAGGAAAACAACCTGCCCATATTGGTGTTTGACATTAACCAGCGCGGCAACCTGGCCCGCCTCATTAACGGCGAGAAAGTGGGCACTATGGTTTCCATGTAA
- the nadD gene encoding nicotinate (nicotinamide) nucleotide adenylyltransferase, whose translation MRVGLLFGSFNPIHIGHLILANYMAANTNLDTVWLVVSPQNPFKPSNSLLHEFDRLHMVRLAIEDNPDLGVTDTEFRMPKPSYTIDTLAYLKEKYPTYQFSLIMGEDNLLTFHKWKNHEQILADHNLLVYPRKSSAQPIPANLQEHPRITLVPAPLLDISATFIRQCLKEGKSTRYLLPESVETYIKSKKLYHS comes from the coding sequence ATGCGGGTGGGTCTGCTTTTTGGGTCGTTCAACCCCATTCACATTGGGCATTTAATTCTGGCCAACTACATGGCGGCCAACACCAACCTGGACACCGTCTGGCTGGTGGTGAGCCCGCAGAACCCGTTCAAGCCCAGCAACAGTCTGCTCCATGAGTTTGACCGCCTGCACATGGTGCGCCTAGCCATTGAAGACAACCCAGACCTGGGCGTGACGGACACTGAGTTCAGAATGCCCAAACCCAGCTACACCATAGACACGCTCGCGTACCTCAAGGAGAAGTACCCCACGTACCAGTTTTCCCTGATCATGGGCGAGGACAATCTGCTCACGTTCCACAAATGGAAAAACCATGAGCAGATTCTGGCCGACCATAACCTGTTGGTGTATCCGCGAAAGAGTTCTGCGCAGCCAATTCCAGCAAACCTACAGGAGCATCCCAGAATCACCTTGGTGCCCGCGCCTTTGCTGGATATCTCGGCCACGTTTATAAGGCAGTGTCTCAAGGAAGGGAAATCTACCCGGTATCTGTTGCCGGAGTCCGTGGAAACCTACATCAAATCCAAGAAACTATATCATTCCTGA
- the frr gene encoding ribosome recycling factor: MTEEINFYLSEAEESMQKSVQHTSVELTKIRAGKASPAMVEDLKVDYYGTPTPISQVANVSTPDARTLMIKPWEKAMVSEIGKAIKNSDLGLAPNMEADGVRLNIPALTEERRRDLVKQAKNETESGKIRVRNIRKDVNESLRKLQKEGTSEDAVKDGEAKVQKLTDAYIVKLDELLTKKEAEIMTI; this comes from the coding sequence ATGACCGAAGAAATCAACTTTTATTTGAGCGAAGCCGAGGAATCCATGCAGAAGTCGGTGCAGCACACCAGCGTGGAATTAACCAAGATCAGAGCCGGCAAGGCCTCGCCTGCCATGGTAGAAGACCTTAAGGTAGATTACTACGGCACGCCCACGCCCATCTCACAGGTAGCCAATGTGAGCACGCCAGACGCGCGCACGCTCATGATTAAGCCCTGGGAAAAAGCCATGGTGTCTGAGATTGGCAAAGCCATTAAGAACTCTGACCTGGGTCTAGCCCCCAACATGGAAGCCGACGGCGTCCGTCTGAACATTCCGGCCCTTACTGAGGAGCGCCGCCGTGACCTGGTGAAGCAAGCCAAAAACGAAACCGAGAGCGGCAAAATCAGAGTGCGCAACATCAGAAAAGACGTGAACGAATCTCTGCGCAAGCTACAGAAAGAAGGCACTTCTGAAGACGCCGTGAAAGATGGCGAAGCCAAAGTGCAGAAACTCACAGATGCCTACATTGTAAAACTAGACGAGCTCCTGACCAAGAAAGAAGCGGAGATCATGACCATCTAA
- the secE gene encoding preprotein translocase subunit SecE, which produces MEKLTKFFNNTVEEMRFKVSWPTYTELQKSSILVLVGSMVFALVVGAMDFVYDSTLEWFYNQF; this is translated from the coding sequence ATGGAAAAGCTGACGAAATTTTTCAATAACACAGTAGAGGAGATGCGCTTCAAGGTCTCCTGGCCAACCTATACGGAGCTTCAGAAGAGTTCTATTCTGGTGTTGGTTGGATCTATGGTGTTTGCGCTAGTTGTGGGTGCTATGGACTTTGTGTACGACTCCACACTGGAATGGTTTTACAACCAATTCTAA